The Lactuca sativa cultivar Salinas chromosome 2, Lsat_Salinas_v11, whole genome shotgun sequence genome includes a window with the following:
- the LOC111898028 gene encoding polyadenylation and cleavage factor homolog 4: MEMDNTSRGRPFDRSSRDLSTLKKPRLLTEETTFLRSSNTPNGGSRPVVQRQPALGFRQTAERDRDSESSDLTRGGGGYQPQSLTQSQLQQQHLELVSQYRTALAELTFNSKPIITNLTIIAGENLHAAKAIAATICTNIIEVPSDQKLPSLYLLDSIVKNIGRDYIKYFASRLPEVFCKAYRQVDSAVHSGMRHLFGTWKGVFPLQCLQIIERELGFQQPSNANGTSSSSSSPLGLTSSRPEPQSQRPVRSIHVNPKYLERQRLQQSNSVKSPANDTNRVDSPERQEKTAAMRPRADPRLKNIQQAQRDVDTVSIRENDNDFDYESEPGFDSSWYPPGGSSGGNGGDNILSGQRNGHGFPKVSPPNLQPSNNIGSKKGVLVNKSWKNSEEEEYMWDGINSQLAVPGKSGGGGGGGGSKRDPRSQAAVSGKSPPVQPPAHHRPPPPSLPSPVQSRAATQPQKNTASRHPILPPPVTTTSKSPVTDTTTTAAAAATGKQPPPLVSSLLSTLIAKGIISASNPDPPPAVSPPSPPAPVVVRSPVLLSTNNEPPSVSDIKSIIGFDFKPEIIRRSNPAVISDLIDDLHLPYQCHICGIRFKLEERFEKHIEWHNRKYPPSRRWFINSDEWVKEKGGERMVAAEIGGERMVVADESQCVCVWCGEVFEDFYSEEMEKWMFRRAIYLGVKGGDIGPIVHEDCISENSHFDLGLSNDVKSEEV, encoded by the exons ATGGAGATGGACAACACTTCTCGAGGTAGACCATTCGATAGATCATCGAGAGATCTTTCTACCCTGAAAAAACCTCGGTTGCTAACCGAAGAGACGACGTTTCTTCGCAGTAGTAATACTCCTAACGGTGGTAGCAGGCCAGTTGTTCAACGGCAACCGGCGTTAGGGTTCCGGCAGACAGCAGAAAGAGATAGAGACTCCGAAAGCAGCGATTTGACAAGAGGCGGAGGAGGTTATCAGCCCCAATCGCTAACGCAATCGCAGCTGCAACAACAGCATCTTGAGCTCGTGAGTCAGTATAGAACAGCACTGGCTGAGCTGACTTTCAATTCAAAACCTATCATTACTAACCTGACTATCATTGCCGGAGAGAACTTGCACGCTGCAAAAGCCATAGCCGCCACTATCTGCACTAATATTATTGAG GTTCCAAGTGATCAAAAATTGCCATCATTATACCTTCTTGATAGTATTGTGAAGAATATTGGAAGAGACTACATCAAATACTTTGCTTCCAGACTACCTGAG GTCTTCTGCAAGGCATATAGACAGGTTGATTCTGCAGTTCATTCGGGTATGAGACATCTTTTTGGAACATGGAAAGGCGTATTCCCTCTTCAATGTCTTCAAATTATAGAAAGAGAACTTGGTTTTCAACAACCTTCAAATGCAAAtggaacttcttcttcttcttcttctcctttaggGTTGACTTCTTCTAGACCTGAGCCTCAAAGTCAACGCCCTGTGCGTAGTATTCATGTAAATCCAAAGTATTTGGAGAGACAAAGACTCCAACAATCGAATTCG GTAAAAAGTCCAGCTAATGACACAAACCGAGTTGACTCACCTGAGAGACAAGAGAAAACAGCAGCCATGAGGCCACGTGCTGATCCTAGGCTTAAG AACATTCAACAAGCACAAAGAGATGTGGATACAGTCTCTATTCGTGAGAATgacaatgattttgattatgagtCAGAGCCAGGATTCGACAGCTCTTGGTATCCACCTGGCGGCAGTAGTGGCGGCAATGGCGGCGACAACATTCTTTCCGGCCAAAGAAACGGTCATGGATTCCCCAAAGTTTCACCCCCAAATTTACAGCCTTCAAACAACATTGGAAGTAAAAAGGGCGTTTTGGTAAATAAAAGCTGGAAAAACTCAGAGGAAGAGGAATACATGTGGGATGGCATAAACTCACAACTGGCGGTTCCCGGCAAATCTGGCGGCGGCGGCGGTGGTGGCGGCTCGAAAAGAGACCCTCGCTCACAAGCAGCGGTTTCCGGCAAATCACCGCCAGTACAACCGCCAGCACACCACCGTCCTCCACCACCTTCACTCCCATCACCCGTGCAAAGTCGGGCAGCAACTCAACCGCAAAAAAACACCGCTTCCCGCCACCCGATCCTCCCTCCGCCAGTCACCACCACGTCAAAATCTCCGGTTACAGataccaccaccaccgccgccgctGCCGCCACCGGAAAACAGCCGCCGCCACTCGTCTCAAGTCTTTTAAGTACACTTATCGCCAAGGGGATAATTTCAGCTTCAAATCCCGATCCTCCTCCGGCGGTGTCTCCACCATCACCGCCAGCTCCGGTGGTTGTCCGGTCACCGGTATTATTATCCACAAACAACGAGCCGCCATCTGTCTCAGATATAAAAAGTATAATCGGTTTTGATTTCAAACCGGAAATTATCCGAAGATCAAATCCAGCTGTGATTAGTGACCTAATTGATGATCTTCATCTTCCATATCAATGTCATATATGTGGGATAAGATTTAAACTTGAAGAACGTTTTGAAAAACATATTGAGTGGCATAATCGTAAATATCCTCCATCCAGGAGGTGGTTTATAAACTCTGATGAGTGGGTTAAGGAGAAGGGTGGTGAGAGGATGGTGGCGGCGGAGATTGGTGGTGAGAGGATGGTGGTGGCTGATGAAAGtcaatgtgtgtgtgtttggtgtggTGAAGTGTTTGAAGATTTTTATAGTGAAGAAATGGAGAAATGGATGTTTAGAAGAGCTATTTACCTTGGTGTTAAAGGTGGAGATATTGGTCCGATTGTGCATGAAGATTGTATTTCGGAAAATTCCCATTTTGACCTTGGACTATCTAATGATGTCAAAAGT GAAGAGGTTTGA